A stretch of Pseudomonas sp. LS.1a DNA encodes these proteins:
- a CDS encoding EAL domain-containing protein, with amino-acid sequence MSAFIALLRQIFYRPWMLATLAALASAALLLSASIGIALQQMKQSESAQMNAQGERFLERLEQVFGQLREGVDLLQAQPLRGCSPAMLTALQQVGLSSRFIYEAAYVDGDVVCSNRGDERAFEPLRAPDIQGPTYSYWLNTTTEPNENLAALMLGRGKFVVSTSRGHLTDVVDLPPGGSLVVVLDNGTRAIPVLGPPQVWPPPSAWSTSHKSLLELSDRLIYRMPTKSPDYQLVLIAPRASLPLRMNGMLWLLFPGSVLAACCIGWLVLQLILQRRSMSSELQNALRRGELQVLYQPIFELDSRRCVGAEALVRWRRPDGTLTSPDLFIPLAENTGQIRQITDFVLQRVLEQLGQLLRSHPNLYISVNLAACDVMVPRIGRVAARLLALHRVAASQIAFEVTERGLIDVVVARDNLQALRAVGHQVLIDDFGTGYCSLAYLQTLPVDCLKIDKAFIDALGHDAASSGVAPHIIRMAHDLHLRVIAEGIECEDQAVLLNSEGVNYGQGWLFARPLNARQFAELVTRGRLPRRVEH; translated from the coding sequence ATGTCAGCCTTCATCGCCTTGCTGCGCCAAATTTTTTACCGTCCCTGGATGCTGGCCACATTGGCAGCACTGGCCAGCGCGGCACTGTTGCTCTCCGCCAGCATCGGCATTGCCCTGCAACAGATGAAGCAAAGCGAGAGTGCACAGATGAACGCCCAGGGCGAGCGCTTTCTTGAGCGCCTCGAGCAGGTGTTCGGCCAGTTGCGCGAAGGCGTCGACCTGCTGCAGGCGCAGCCCTTGCGCGGCTGCAGCCCGGCGATGCTGACGGCATTGCAGCAGGTAGGCCTGAGTTCACGCTTCATTTATGAAGCCGCTTACGTGGATGGTGATGTCGTCTGCTCCAACCGCGGTGATGAGCGCGCGTTCGAACCCCTGCGGGCCCCCGACATCCAGGGGCCGACCTACAGCTACTGGCTGAACACCACGACCGAACCGAACGAGAACCTGGCCGCGCTGATGCTGGGGCGGGGCAAGTTCGTGGTCTCCACCTCCCGTGGGCACCTGACCGATGTGGTCGACCTGCCCCCGGGCGGCAGCCTGGTGGTGGTGCTGGACAACGGCACCAGGGCTATCCCCGTACTGGGCCCGCCGCAGGTATGGCCGCCGCCATCGGCCTGGTCGACCAGCCACAAGTCACTGCTCGAACTCAGCGACCGCCTGATCTACCGTATGCCGACCAAGTCACCGGACTACCAGCTGGTGCTGATTGCCCCCCGGGCGAGCCTGCCGTTGAGGATGAACGGCATGCTCTGGCTTCTGTTCCCCGGCAGTGTACTGGCGGCCTGCTGCATCGGCTGGCTGGTGCTGCAACTGATCCTGCAGCGGCGGTCGATGAGCTCCGAATTGCAGAATGCCTTGCGCCGTGGCGAGCTGCAGGTGCTCTACCAGCCGATATTCGAACTCGACAGCCGGCGCTGTGTGGGTGCCGAGGCCCTGGTGCGCTGGCGCCGCCCGGATGGCACCCTGACCAGCCCGGACCTGTTCATCCCGTTGGCGGAAAACACCGGGCAGATTCGCCAGATCACTGACTTTGTCCTGCAGCGTGTGCTGGAACAGCTAGGGCAACTGCTGCGCTCGCACCCCAACCTGTACATTTCGGTGAACCTGGCGGCCTGCGATGTGATGGTGCCGCGCATTGGCCGGGTGGCGGCGCGCTTGCTGGCTTTGCACCGGGTGGCGGCCAGCCAGATTGCCTTCGAAGTGACCGAACGCGGCCTGATCGACGTGGTGGTGGCCCGCGACAACCTGCAGGCGCTGCGCGCGGTGGGGCATCAGGTGCTGATCGACGATTTTGGTACGGGTTATTGCAGCCTGGCCTACTTGCAGACCCTGCCGGTGGACTGCCTGAAGATCGACAAGGCCTTTATTGATGCCTTGGGGCATGACGCCGCCAGCAGCGGAGTGGCCCCGCATATCATTCGCATGGCTCATGACCTGCACCTGCGGGTGATTGCCGAAGGCATCGAGTGTGAAGACCAGGCGGTGCTGCTGAACAGCGAAGGGGTCAATTATGGCCAGGGCTGGCTGTTTGCCCGGCCATTGAATGCTCGGCAGTTTGCCGAACTGGTGACCCGCGGACGGCTGCCGCGGCGGGTTGAGCATTGA
- a CDS encoding N-acetylmuramoyl-L-alanine amidase, producing MLSTLKKTLVSFLLLSVAGCSTGLRIDRSHPSVNQDNRIQFVVLHYTNASLERSLALLTHGEVSSHYLIGDGPATVYQLVDESRRAWHAGDSQWQGRTWLNSSSIGIEIVNPGFTDTPNGRVWHPYSEAQVQSLIALLKDIVKRNNIEPRHIIGHSDIAPLRKLDPGPLFPWKRLADAGLGVWPDANAVARQQAYFSVNPPSVGWYQQELARFGYAIEQTGVLDVATRHVIAAFQMRFRPQRFDGMPDAQTAAMLQVLNRMR from the coding sequence GTGCTTTCCACGCTTAAAAAAACCCTGGTCTCCTTCCTGTTGTTGTCTGTCGCTGGTTGCTCGACGGGCCTGCGCATCGACCGTAGCCATCCCTCGGTCAACCAGGACAACCGCATCCAGTTCGTTGTCCTGCACTACACCAATGCTTCACTGGAGCGTTCCCTGGCGTTGCTGACCCATGGCGAAGTCAGCAGCCATTACCTGATTGGTGATGGCCCGGCGACGGTGTACCAGCTGGTGGATGAAAGCCGCCGTGCCTGGCATGCCGGTGATAGCCAGTGGCAGGGGCGAACCTGGCTGAACTCCTCGTCCATCGGTATAGAAATCGTCAACCCAGGCTTCACCGACACGCCGAATGGCCGGGTCTGGCACCCTTACAGCGAAGCGCAGGTCCAGTCGCTGATCGCGCTGCTGAAGGACATCGTCAAACGTAACAACATCGAGCCACGGCACATCATTGGCCATAGCGATATCGCGCCGCTGCGCAAGCTGGACCCGGGGCCGCTGTTCCCGTGGAAGCGCCTGGCCGACGCCGGGCTGGGTGTCTGGCCGGATGCCAATGCCGTGGCACGGCAGCAGGCCTATTTCAGCGTCAACCCGCCAAGCGTTGGCTGGTATCAGCAGGAACTGGCGCGGTTTGGCTATGCGATCGAGCAGACCGGGGTACTGGATGTTGCCACCCGCCATGTGATCGCCGCGTTCCAGATGCGTTTCCGCCCACAGCGCTTCGATGGCATGCCGGATGCGCAGACGGCGGCGATGCTGCAGGTGCTCAACCGGATGCGTTGA
- a CDS encoding c-type cytochrome yields MNKLVVSLLLTLGVAGAATAAQPVKGDAAAGQAKTAVCGACHNPDGNSLAPNFPKLAGQGQRYLEKQLHDIKSGKRTVLEMTGMLAAFSDQDLADIAAYFSSQKGSVGAADPKLVERGRALFNGGDLEKGMPACTGCHSPNGAGIALAGFPHLGGQHAQYVTKQLTDFREGNRTNDGDAMTMRTIAGKLSNHDIEALASYIQGLH; encoded by the coding sequence ATGAACAAACTAGTCGTGAGTCTGCTGTTGACCCTGGGTGTCGCAGGTGCGGCCACTGCTGCGCAACCCGTCAAAGGCGATGCCGCCGCCGGCCAGGCCAAGACGGCCGTCTGTGGCGCCTGCCACAACCCCGACGGCAACAGCCTGGCACCGAACTTCCCGAAACTGGCCGGCCAAGGCCAGCGCTACCTCGAAAAACAACTGCACGATATCAAGTCGGGCAAGCGTACCGTGCTGGAGATGACCGGCATGCTGGCCGCATTCAGCGACCAGGACCTGGCCGATATCGCCGCCTACTTCTCCAGCCAGAAAGGCAGCGTGGGCGCGGCCGATCCCAAGCTGGTCGAACGTGGCCGGGCGCTATTCAACGGCGGCGACCTGGAAAAAGGCATGCCCGCCTGCACCGGCTGCCACTCGCCGAACGGCGCCGGCATCGCCCTGGCCGGCTTCCCGCACCTGGGCGGGCAGCACGCGCAGTATGTGACCAAGCAGCTCACCGACTTCCGCGAAGGCAACCGCACCAACGATGGCGATGCCATGACCATGCGCACCATCGCCGGCAAGCTGAGCAACCACGACATCGAGGCGTTGGCCAGTTACATCCAGGGCCTGCACTGA
- the polA gene encoding DNA polymerase I — protein sequence MSQAPLVLVDGSSYLYRAFHALPPLTTSRGMPTGAVKGVLNMLKSLRKQYPDSLFAVVFDAKGGTFRDAMFAEYKANRPSMPDDLRVQIEPLHASVKALGYPLLCVEGVEADDVIGTLARSSAALGRPVIISTGDKDMAQLVDGHITLVNTMTGSVLDVAGVHEKFGVGPEHIIDFLALMGDKVDNIPGVPGVGEKTAVGLLTGIGGGLSDLYANLDKVPTLAIRGAKTLPAKLEEHRDAAFLSYELATIKVDVPLDIEVDALVCGEPDREALLALYTEMEFKSWVAEVQRDAAKAGDDIAPVAEPAAKVEPRYETILDQARFDFWLEKLRQAPLFAFDTETTGLDAQQAQLVGLSFSVDPHEAAYVPLAHDYEGAPVQLDRAAVLLALKPLLEDPAKAKVGQNAKYDINILANGSPAIEMRGVAYDTMLESYVLNSTATRHDMDSLAQKYLDHTTIAFEDIAGKGAKQLTFNQIHLDKAGPYAAEDADITLRLHHALQARLAQTPSVQPVLMDIEMPLVPVLAKIERQGALVDAALLQVQSGELGVKMAELEQRAYELAGEEFNLGSPKQLGAILYDKLGMPVLSKTTKGQPSTAEAVLDELAEQGYPLPEVLMQYRSLSKLKSTYTDKLPGQINPRTGRIHTSYQQAVAATGRLSSSDPNLQNIPIRTAEGRRIRQAFIASPGYKLLAADYSQIELRIMAHLAKDEGLLHAFRNDLDVHRATAAEVFGVALADVTTDQRRSAKAINFGLIYGMSAFGLAKQIGVDRKQSQDYIDRYFARYPGVLAYMERTRAQAAEQGFVETLFGRRLYLPDINAKNPALRKGAERTAINAPMQGTAADIIKRAMVNVDNWLTESGLDARVILQVHDELVLEVREDLVAQVKDEIRQHMSRAAQLDVPLLVEAGIGANWDEAH from the coding sequence ATGAGCCAAGCGCCCCTCGTCCTGGTGGACGGTTCCTCCTACCTGTACCGCGCCTTTCACGCGCTGCCGCCGCTGACCACCTCCAGGGGCATGCCGACCGGCGCGGTGAAGGGGGTGCTGAACATGCTCAAGAGCCTGCGCAAGCAATACCCCGACAGCCTGTTCGCGGTGGTGTTCGATGCCAAGGGCGGTACCTTCCGCGATGCCATGTTCGCCGAATACAAGGCTAACCGCCCGAGCATGCCGGACGACCTGCGGGTGCAGATCGAGCCGCTGCATGCCAGCGTCAAGGCGCTGGGCTACCCGCTGCTGTGCGTCGAAGGGGTCGAGGCCGACGACGTGATCGGCACCCTGGCGCGCAGCAGTGCGGCCCTGGGCCGGCCGGTCATCATCTCGACCGGTGACAAGGACATGGCGCAGCTGGTGGACGGGCACATTACCTTGGTCAACACCATGACCGGAAGCGTGCTGGACGTGGCCGGCGTGCACGAGAAATTTGGCGTCGGCCCGGAACACATCATCGACTTCCTGGCACTGATGGGCGACAAGGTCGACAACATCCCCGGCGTACCGGGTGTGGGCGAAAAAACCGCAGTCGGCCTGCTGACCGGCATCGGCGGCGGCCTCAGTGACCTGTACGCCAACCTGGACAAGGTCCCGACGCTGGCCATTCGTGGTGCCAAGACCCTGCCGGCCAAGCTGGAGGAGCACCGCGACGCGGCGTTCCTGTCCTATGAGCTGGCTACCATCAAGGTCGATGTGCCCCTGGACATCGAAGTAGATGCCCTGGTGTGCGGCGAGCCGGACCGTGAAGCGTTGCTGGCGCTGTACACCGAGATGGAGTTCAAGAGCTGGGTCGCCGAGGTACAGCGCGACGCGGCCAAGGCCGGTGACGACATCGCGCCGGTCGCGGAGCCGGCGGCCAAGGTCGAGCCCAGGTACGAAACCATCCTCGACCAGGCCCGTTTCGACTTCTGGCTGGAGAAGCTGCGCCAGGCGCCACTGTTCGCCTTCGACACCGAGACCACCGGCCTGGACGCCCAACAGGCGCAGCTGGTCGGCCTGTCGTTCTCTGTCGATCCCCATGAAGCGGCCTATGTGCCGCTGGCCCATGACTATGAAGGGGCGCCGGTTCAACTGGACCGCGCCGCCGTACTGCTGGCGCTGAAGCCACTGCTGGAAGACCCGGCCAAGGCCAAGGTCGGGCAGAACGCCAAGTACGACATCAACATCCTCGCCAACGGCTCCCCCGCCATCGAAATGCGCGGCGTGGCCTACGACACCATGCTCGAGTCGTACGTGCTGAACTCCACCGCCACCCGTCACGACATGGACAGCCTGGCGCAGAAGTACCTCGACCACACCACCATCGCCTTCGAGGACATCGCCGGCAAGGGCGCCAAGCAGCTGACGTTCAACCAGATCCACCTGGACAAGGCCGGCCCCTACGCCGCCGAAGACGCCGACATCACCCTGCGCCTGCACCACGCGCTACAGGCGCGCCTGGCGCAGACGCCGAGCGTGCAGCCGGTGCTGATGGACATCGAGATGCCGCTGGTGCCGGTGCTGGCCAAGATCGAGCGCCAAGGGGCGCTGGTCGATGCCGCGCTGCTGCAGGTGCAGAGCGGTGAGCTGGGGGTGAAGATGGCCGAGCTGGAGCAGCGTGCCTATGAGCTGGCCGGAGAGGAGTTCAACCTTGGCTCGCCCAAGCAGCTGGGCGCGATCCTCTACGACAAGCTGGGCATGCCGGTGCTGAGCAAGACCACCAAGGGCCAGCCATCCACGGCAGAAGCGGTGCTCGACGAACTGGCCGAGCAAGGCTACCCGTTGCCGGAGGTACTGATGCAGTACCGCAGCCTGAGCAAGCTCAAGAGCACCTACACCGACAAGCTGCCGGGGCAGATCAACCCGCGCACCGGGCGTATCCACACCTCCTACCAGCAGGCGGTGGCGGCCACCGGCCGGCTGTCGTCGAGCGATCCGAACCTGCAGAACATCCCGATCCGTACTGCCGAAGGCCGGCGCATCCGTCAGGCCTTCATTGCCAGCCCGGGCTACAAGCTGCTGGCGGCGGACTACTCGCAGATCGAGTTGCGCATCATGGCCCACCTGGCCAAGGACGAAGGGTTGCTGCATGCGTTCCGCAATGACCTGGACGTGCACCGTGCCACGGCGGCGGAAGTGTTCGGCGTGGCGTTGGCCGACGTCACCACTGACCAGCGCCGTAGCGCCAAGGCCATCAACTTCGGCCTGATCTACGGCATGAGCGCCTTTGGCCTGGCCAAGCAGATCGGCGTCGACCGCAAGCAGTCGCAGGACTACATTGACCGCTATTTTGCTCGCTACCCGGGCGTGCTGGCCTACATGGAGCGCACTCGCGCCCAGGCGGCGGAGCAAGGCTTTGTCGAAACCCTGTTTGGCCGCCGCCTGTACCTGCCGGATATCAATGCCAAGAACCCGGCCCTGCGCAAAGGCGCCGAGCGCACGGCGATCAACGCGCCGATGCAGGGCACGGCGGCTGACATCATCAAGCGGGCCATGGTCAATGTGGATAACTGGCTGACCGAGAGCGGGCTGGATGCCCGGGTGATCCTGCAGGTACACGATGAACTGGTGCTGGAAGTGCGCGAGGACCTGGTGGCGCAGGTGAAAGATGAAATTCGCCAGCACATGAGCCGGGCTGCGCAGCTGGATGTGCCGCTGCTGGTCGAGGCAGGAATTGGTGCGAACTGGGACGAAGCTCACTGA
- the yihA gene encoding ribosome biogenesis GTP-binding protein YihA/YsxC: MQVKNPILGLCQKAKFALSAAKVEQCPDDQGYEVAFAGRSNAGKSSALNTLTHASLARTSKTPGRTQLLNFFSLDDERRLVDLPGYGYAKVPIPLKQHWQKHLEAYLGSRECLRGVILMMDVRHPMTDFDKMMLDWAKASSMPMHILLTKADKLTHGAGKNTLLKVQSEIRKGWGDGVTIQLFSAPKRLGVEEAYRVLADWMELEDKPVI; encoded by the coding sequence ATGCAAGTCAAGAACCCCATCCTCGGCCTCTGCCAGAAAGCCAAATTCGCCCTCAGCGCTGCCAAGGTCGAACAATGCCCGGACGACCAGGGTTACGAGGTGGCTTTCGCCGGCCGCTCCAACGCCGGCAAATCCAGCGCCCTCAATACCCTGACTCATGCCAGCCTGGCGCGCACCTCGAAAACCCCCGGGCGCACCCAGCTGTTGAATTTCTTCAGTCTGGACGATGAACGGCGTTTGGTCGACCTGCCTGGCTACGGTTATGCAAAAGTCCCGATTCCGCTCAAGCAGCACTGGCAGAAACACCTGGAAGCCTACCTGGGTAGCCGGGAGTGCCTGCGTGGCGTGATCCTGATGATGGATGTGCGCCACCCGATGACCGACTTCGACAAGATGATGCTCGATTGGGCCAAGGCCAGCAGCATGCCGATGCACATCCTGCTGACCAAGGCCGACAAGCTGACCCACGGCGCAGGCAAGAACACCCTGCTCAAGGTGCAATCGGAAATCCGCAAGGGCTGGGGCGATGGCGTGACCATCCAGCTGTTCTCGGCGCCCAAGCGCCTGGGCGTGGAAGAGGCCTACCGGGTGCTGGCGGACTGGATGGAGCTGGAAGACAAGCCAGTCATTTGA
- the dsbA gene encoding thiol:disulfide interchange protein DsbA yields the protein MRKLILSAALVAASVFGMTAVQAAEPVAGKEYLELSNPVQVSVPGKIEVVELFWYGCPHCYHFEPTINPWVEKLPKDVNFKRVPAMFGGAWDAHGQMFLTLEAMGVEHKVHAAVFDAIQNQRKRLTDPQDMADFLATQGVDKDKFLATFNSFAIKGQVNQAKELAKKYEITGVPSMVVNGKYRFDLGTAGGPEGVLNVADQLIAKERAAK from the coding sequence ATGCGTAAACTGATTCTCAGCGCCGCGCTGGTCGCTGCCAGCGTATTCGGTATGACTGCCGTCCAGGCCGCCGAGCCTGTTGCCGGCAAGGAATACCTCGAGCTGAGCAACCCTGTTCAAGTTTCCGTGCCTGGCAAGATCGAAGTGGTTGAGCTGTTCTGGTACGGCTGCCCACACTGCTACCACTTCGAGCCAACCATCAACCCATGGGTTGAAAAGCTGCCCAAGGACGTCAACTTCAAGCGCGTACCGGCCATGTTCGGTGGCGCGTGGGACGCCCACGGCCAGATGTTCCTGACCCTGGAAGCCATGGGCGTCGAGCACAAGGTGCACGCCGCGGTGTTCGATGCCATCCAGAACCAGCGCAAGCGCCTGACCGACCCGCAGGACATGGCCGACTTCCTCGCCACCCAGGGCGTGGACAAGGACAAGTTCCTCGCCACCTTCAACTCGTTCGCCATCAAAGGCCAGGTCAACCAGGCCAAGGAGCTGGCGAAGAAGTACGAGATCACCGGCGTACCGAGCATGGTGGTCAACGGCAAATACCGCTTCGACCTGGGTACCGCCGGCGGGCCGGAAGGCGTACTGAACGTTGCCGACCAGCTGATCGCCAAGGAGCGCGCCGCTAAGTAA
- a CDS encoding diguanylate cyclase, whose product MTEDAERWKEKYLKSIEQQEKLERRWDARLDLLRRGLVRSTLAAEGSDKVVDQCMKEMREVIRSDNMDAGLAGLIPRLEKAVLDSEQRRETRMNQVSDALIALVGQLQGLPLPNDVSRPLKKLAKKLDGGVAQSRDLPPLLGELSGLQGRALSALGKSGEDARPGFLQRLFGSREDDVQGEPALAPLASPVAEAQPLAAPGSVDADDVDALQRLPAFPASVVEAPVTPKPELEVAGPALIETAELSPAPLPQPLPDDVPAPEVAASEAPAKAQPVQTLEETFGEDGPYALPYAVEPPYSQVAAHIEQTLIGLLDDLSLPERHKAQALNMRERVARGLNWYELIPVLDDLAVLMLAITDSGQHEFETYLQQLNERLEGFQSHLHEASAGHADNSSAARELDTQLREHVDGLQSSVQGAADVDSLKHILENRLEGLLVTMDEHKHERDRREQELAGRLQGLSERVASMEQEALGYREHLEEQRQKALLDPLTGLPNRAAWSERVEREILEWQAHGGHLAMAILDLDHFKRINDSYGHLAGDKVLKIVADQLRKRLRGRDFIARFGGEEFVLLLPQTSPADAAQIAEVLRATVEACPFHFKGERVVITTSIGLGAFRSGERGDQVLKRADAALYRAKELGRNRVEQA is encoded by the coding sequence ATGACTGAAGACGCTGAGCGCTGGAAAGAGAAATACCTTAAAAGCATCGAGCAGCAGGAAAAGCTCGAGCGCCGTTGGGACGCCCGTCTCGACCTGCTGCGCCGCGGCCTGGTACGCAGCACCTTGGCTGCCGAAGGCAGTGACAAGGTGGTGGACCAGTGCATGAAGGAAATGCGCGAGGTCATCCGCAGCGACAACATGGACGCCGGCCTTGCCGGGCTGATTCCGCGTCTTGAGAAGGCGGTGCTGGACTCCGAACAGCGCCGGGAAACCCGCATGAACCAGGTCAGCGATGCGCTGATCGCGCTGGTCGGTCAACTGCAAGGCCTGCCGCTGCCAAACGATGTCTCGCGGCCGTTGAAAAAACTGGCGAAGAAGCTCGACGGCGGCGTGGCCCAGTCACGCGACCTGCCACCGTTGCTGGGTGAATTGAGCGGCTTGCAGGGCCGCGCGCTGTCAGCCTTGGGCAAATCGGGGGAAGATGCCCGGCCGGGGTTCTTGCAGCGTTTGTTCGGCAGCCGCGAGGATGACGTGCAAGGCGAGCCAGCGCTTGCGCCGCTGGCGTCGCCTGTTGCCGAGGCGCAGCCCTTGGCAGCACCGGGCAGTGTCGATGCCGACGATGTGGATGCGCTACAGCGGCTACCAGCCTTTCCAGCCTCTGTTGTCGAGGCCCCGGTAACGCCCAAGCCCGAGCTGGAGGTTGCTGGCCCCGCGTTGATCGAAACGGCCGAACTGTCGCCAGCCCCGCTGCCGCAGCCGCTACCGGACGACGTGCCAGCCCCGGAAGTTGCCGCCAGTGAGGCACCGGCTAAAGCACAACCGGTACAAACACTGGAAGAAACCTTCGGTGAAGACGGCCCTTATGCCCTGCCTTACGCGGTAGAGCCGCCCTACAGCCAGGTTGCTGCGCACATCGAGCAAACCCTGATCGGCCTGCTCGATGACCTCAGCCTGCCGGAGCGGCACAAGGCCCAGGCACTGAACATGCGCGAGCGGGTCGCCCGCGGCCTGAACTGGTATGAGCTGATCCCGGTGCTGGATGACCTGGCTGTGCTCATGCTGGCGATCACCGACAGCGGCCAGCACGAATTTGAAACCTACCTGCAGCAGCTCAACGAACGCCTGGAAGGTTTTCAGAGCCACCTGCACGAGGCCAGCGCCGGCCATGCCGATAACAGCTCGGCCGCCCGCGAGCTGGATACCCAGCTGCGTGAGCACGTCGATGGGCTGCAGAGCAGTGTGCAAGGTGCCGCCGATGTGGACAGCCTCAAGCACATTCTGGAAAACCGTCTGGAAGGCCTGCTGGTGACCATGGACGAGCACAAGCACGAGCGCGATCGCCGCGAGCAGGAGCTGGCCGGACGGCTGCAAGGGCTGTCGGAGCGGGTGGCGAGCATGGAGCAGGAGGCGCTCGGCTACCGCGAGCACCTGGAAGAGCAGCGCCAGAAAGCCCTGCTCGACCCCCTTACCGGCCTGCCCAACCGTGCGGCCTGGAGCGAGCGGGTCGAGCGCGAAATACTCGAATGGCAGGCGCACGGCGGTCATCTGGCGATGGCGATCCTCGACCTGGACCATTTCAAGCGTATCAACGACAGCTATGGGCACCTGGCCGGGGACAAGGTTTTGAAGATCGTCGCCGACCAGTTGCGCAAGCGCCTGCGCGGCCGTGATTTCATCGCCCGCTTTGGCGGCGAGGAGTTTGTCCTGCTGCTACCGCAAACCTCGCCGGCCGACGCCGCCCAGATAGCCGAGGTGCTGCGGGCCACGGTCGAGGCATGCCCGTTCCACTTCAAGGGCGAACGGGTAGTGATCACCACGTCCATCGGCCTGGGTGCATTCCGTTCCGGTGAGCGCGGTGACCAGGTGCTCAAGCGCGCCGATGCGGCGCTGTACCGGGCCAAGGAGTTGGGGCGCAATCGCGTCGAGCAGGCATAG
- a CDS encoding c-type cytochrome: protein MAKWLLAVGMFLPVFSAQATQDPEVLYNRTCAACHTGQLPQAPRQGDRAAWEPRLAQGMDVLVKHVTQGFKAMPPRGLCMDCSAEDYRLVILWMSGSPDT from the coding sequence ATGGCGAAATGGCTGCTTGCTGTCGGTATGTTCCTGCCGGTTTTCAGCGCACAGGCTACACAGGATCCCGAGGTGTTGTACAACCGCACGTGTGCGGCCTGTCACACCGGGCAGTTGCCACAGGCACCCAGGCAGGGTGACCGGGCAGCATGGGAGCCACGGCTGGCGCAAGGCATGGATGTACTGGTGAAGCACGTGACCCAGGGTTTCAAGGCTATGCCGCCGCGTGGATTGTGCATGGACTGCAGTGCCGAGGACTACCGTTTGGTCATCCTTTGGATGAGTGGCAGTCCCGATACATAA